In one window of Bacteriovorax sp. BAL6_X DNA:
- a CDS encoding porin — protein sequence MWVLSLRKSLALSLCASSFLYSNSITAKNLGDNFELYGKISMAAIGQHGAQSLNNNSSRFGFKYKRDDLFEKFTTGLRAEFGINTSNTSQNIQSIPNTTGRFQVDNTSDRPFSTRLAYLWIERGDLYATLGKNWSVWYDITGMTDIFMVTGAFASSTYTANSEIIGTSRGVDLLEVRYKLGNIHFGAQTKFTGDESSDYDSNGDGINDSILTLEHSIAASIRYLNKDFKIGLAAINLNSNNNGIEHAKLSVTAGIQYYFDHLFLAAIYGDTKDLELIDGRFVTSENIEAILGWRFNTYHQVMLGYNWQVSDDKGLEDYEMSKILGSYIFTNGLYQLGMEFILDDSVEATGERPMNHQFILGATMYF from the coding sequence ATGTGGGTTTTAAGTTTAAGAAAGTCTCTCGCGCTTTCTCTATGTGCGAGTTCATTTCTTTATTCTAATTCTATTACAGCAAAGAACCTCGGTGATAATTTTGAGCTTTACGGAAAAATCTCTATGGCGGCCATTGGTCAACATGGGGCCCAATCATTAAATAATAACTCTTCTCGATTCGGGTTTAAGTATAAGAGAGATGACCTCTTCGAGAAGTTCACCACAGGACTTCGTGCTGAGTTTGGAATCAATACCAGTAATACGAGTCAAAATATTCAAAGCATCCCAAACACAACGGGACGCTTTCAAGTTGACAATACTAGCGACCGGCCCTTCTCAACGAGGCTTGCATATCTTTGGATAGAGAGAGGAGATTTATATGCAACTCTTGGGAAGAACTGGTCTGTCTGGTATGACATTACGGGAATGACTGACATTTTTATGGTAACGGGGGCTTTTGCCTCCTCTACCTACACGGCCAATAGTGAAATCATTGGGACCTCCCGCGGTGTTGATCTACTAGAGGTACGCTACAAACTTGGTAATATTCACTTTGGAGCACAAACTAAGTTTACAGGAGATGAGAGTTCTGACTACGACTCCAACGGAGATGGTATAAATGATTCTATCCTTACTCTTGAACATTCAATTGCTGCCTCAATTCGCTATTTGAATAAAGACTTTAAAATTGGTCTCGCGGCAATCAATCTCAATTCAAATAATAACGGAATCGAACATGCTAAGTTGTCAGTAACAGCTGGAATACAGTACTACTTTGACCATCTCTTTCTTGCTGCAATTTACGGAGACACTAAGGATCTTGAACTAATTGATGGACGATTTGTGACTTCAGAAAATATTGAAGCAATTCTTGGTTGGCGTTTTAATACTTATCATCAAGTAATGCTTGGTTATAATTGGCAGGTATCAGATGATAAAGGCCTTGAAGACTACGAGATGTCAAAGATACTAGGCTCTTATATTTTTACTAATGGTTTATATCAATTAGGTATGGAGTTTATCTTAGATGATAGCGTAGAAGCAACTGGAGAGCGCCCGATGAATCATCAATTCATCTTAGGCGCAACCATGTATTTCTAA
- a CDS encoding TonB-dependent siderophore receptor, with product MSRRKIIKTLFYYATAFLPLISIAQITIKATKLETSSERVTSAVTIITQEEIENSDATTLQQLLQSKASIFIGQTGQIGSASSLRLRGLPTGFSKVLIDNIELTDPTDINNSYQINHINLDNIESIEILKGSQSVLYGSNAIGGVLKINTKKGIKSSRASAEYGSYNTAKLAAQMSGHMERLSYGINFSYLQSDGYSSVNEDRLTNAEADSYKNLSFSLNTSYLISNQLELNYQAQLIDSEIEIDGFNFAPPFNPIDIVDNDLNKYNQYNNFLSLNYNSVDQRFTLTPSIRYSTIRREDPQGFTPLFRGEELDIKLDATYEFSKNLNSFYGAQYLKQDDLTLGNYSELFSLYTTFNYAYNNWFSDIGLRFDKFSTFNFNTIASLGVGYNFTRDLSLKGHLSSGYKLPTLYQIANQLEMLDPTDSINSELTLSYKKITYQAELTVFNYELKNQIDYDTINMGYVNIAKSQIQGIEFNFNKEFQNSFDVTTSVTIQKATNKITNSELARTPEALASLEFRYQINDNQRITNWWQYVGKREDFGTMPSYVIGNINYEYQNFNFKIINILDKDYENIRYYGTMARSYFLGYKLDF from the coding sequence ATGTCTCGGAGGAAGATCATAAAAACACTATTTTATTACGCCACTGCATTTCTACCACTAATATCAATCGCACAAATTACTATTAAGGCCACAAAGCTTGAGACAAGTTCTGAACGTGTAACTAGTGCCGTCACTATTATCACTCAAGAAGAGATAGAAAATAGTGATGCAACAACATTGCAACAACTACTACAAAGTAAGGCAAGTATCTTTATCGGCCAGACAGGCCAAATCGGTTCTGCTTCAAGCTTGCGACTTCGCGGTTTACCGACAGGCTTTTCAAAGGTACTCATTGATAATATCGAACTTACAGATCCAACTGATATCAATAACTCTTACCAAATTAATCATATCAACTTGGATAATATTGAAAGTATAGAGATCCTAAAAGGTAGTCAGTCGGTTCTTTACGGCTCTAATGCAATCGGTGGGGTGTTAAAAATCAATACTAAAAAAGGGATCAAGAGTTCAAGGGCCAGTGCTGAGTATGGTAGTTATAATACGGCCAAACTTGCGGCCCAAATGAGTGGGCATATGGAAAGATTAAGTTATGGAATTAATTTTTCATACCTACAATCTGATGGATACTCTTCAGTCAATGAGGACAGGCTAACAAATGCAGAAGCTGACTCTTATAAGAACCTTAGCTTCTCTTTGAATACAAGCTACCTCATAAGTAATCAGTTGGAATTAAACTACCAAGCTCAACTTATCGACTCAGAAATTGAAATTGATGGTTTCAATTTTGCGCCACCATTTAACCCAATTGATATAGTTGATAATGATTTAAATAAATATAATCAATACAATAACTTTCTTAGTCTTAATTATAATAGTGTAGATCAAAGGTTTACTCTAACTCCTAGTATTAGGTACTCTACAATCAGAAGAGAAGACCCTCAAGGTTTCACTCCTCTATTTAGGGGTGAAGAATTAGATATAAAACTCGATGCAACTTATGAATTTTCAAAGAACTTAAATTCATTCTATGGTGCTCAATACCTTAAGCAAGATGATCTTACTCTTGGTAACTATAGTGAGTTGTTCTCACTCTATACAACATTCAATTATGCATATAATAATTGGTTTTCTGATATTGGGCTACGCTTCGACAAATTTTCAACATTTAATTTTAATACTATTGCAAGCCTTGGAGTTGGATATAACTTCACAAGAGATTTATCACTTAAAGGACATTTATCAAGTGGTTACAAACTTCCTACGCTTTATCAAATCGCCAATCAACTTGAAATGCTTGACCCGACCGATAGTATCAATAGTGAACTAACTCTTTCGTATAAGAAAATTACTTATCAAGCAGAACTTACTGTATTCAATTATGAATTAAAGAATCAAATTGATTACGATACAATTAATATGGGTTACGTAAACATTGCAAAGTCACAAATCCAAGGAATCGAATTCAATTTTAATAAAGAATTCCAAAACTCTTTTGATGTTACAACTTCAGTTACAATTCAGAAGGCCACAAATAAAATAACTAATTCTGAACTAGCAAGAACACCAGAGGCACTGGCAAGCCTTGAGTTCCGCTATCAAATCAATGATAACCAAAGAATTACAAACTGGTGGCAATACGTAGGAAAACGAGAGGATTTTGGAACCATGCCTTCCTATGTGATTGGTAATATCAACTACGAATATCAAAACTTTAATTTTAAAATAATAAATATTCTCGATAAAGATTATGAGAATATTCGTTACTACGGAACAATGGCCCGTAGTTACTTCCTAGGCTACAAGCTAGATTTCTGA
- a CDS encoding winged helix-turn-helix domain-containing protein: MHAFDNDKAQVEKQLSFRNLSLDQEKRVAFVDERKVELTKTEYKILYFLLSGGKRIYPREQLVEYIWGDVEVANKTVNTHLTHLRHKTKGVDFRIRINRNNQVCLHDL; this comes from the coding sequence ATGCACGCTTTTGACAATGACAAGGCCCAAGTAGAAAAACAGCTAAGCTTTCGAAATTTATCTCTCGACCAAGAGAAGCGAGTCGCATTTGTTGATGAGCGCAAGGTCGAATTAACCAAGACTGAATATAAAATTCTATACTTTCTGCTAAGTGGTGGAAAAAGGATCTATCCACGTGAGCAACTAGTTGAATATATTTGGGGCGATGTGGAAGTAGCAAATAAAACTGTCAATACTCACCTTACTCATCTAAGACATAAAACAAAAGGTGTTGACTTTAGAATACGTATTAATCGAAATAATCAGGTTTGTTTGCACGACCTCTAA
- a CDS encoding sugar MFS transporter, which produces MKNFGYVSLGYLSLVALSLIDNGRGSVYPELLQYFQIRPDKGSLIFSLMSITSFIAYLTTSFWLPSFGPVKATRMAMVMMGIGTFGIGLGGDFLNFDLSLFFGAWAGFGFGITGITMNFMVDNGAPAEHKRRYLSGLHGVYGVASLMAPQILSLFYFLNSDWIHFFKFLLIPCALVFIYSFFVDDTHHEEIKENHGSMPYAFFMNLMIGLFAGFYVASEIMLSSRLKFYLVEAHEYSDILANNYLSYFFLFLMLGRLGFAFLNIKLLSNHLIYISLITSLICFSLGQVHHIFYPMTALFMSFCFPVIVDWVSNNFPKKNHVVLAQTMSYIGVSIAIMHFIFGAIADNYGAKNAINFFYILNIGSIIFFTIAIAMVKKYHQKSSL; this is translated from the coding sequence TTGAAAAATTTTGGTTATGTCTCGCTAGGCTATCTGTCACTTGTGGCATTAAGTCTTATTGATAATGGACGCGGAAGTGTCTATCCTGAGCTTTTGCAATATTTTCAAATCAGACCGGATAAGGGATCGTTAATCTTTTCCTTAATGTCGATCACTTCTTTTATTGCTTATTTGACTACGTCTTTTTGGTTACCAAGTTTTGGTCCGGTAAAGGCAACTCGTATGGCGATGGTCATGATGGGAATAGGGACGTTTGGAATTGGGCTTGGTGGAGACTTTCTCAACTTTGACTTGAGTTTATTCTTTGGTGCCTGGGCCGGATTTGGCTTTGGGATTACTGGAATTACAATGAATTTCATGGTTGATAATGGAGCGCCGGCCGAGCATAAGAGGCGCTACTTATCAGGACTCCACGGGGTCTACGGAGTGGCCTCATTAATGGCGCCTCAAATTCTTTCTCTCTTTTACTTTTTAAATTCAGATTGGATTCACTTCTTTAAGTTCTTACTCATTCCATGTGCTTTAGTTTTTATCTATTCTTTCTTTGTGGATGATACACACCATGAAGAGATAAAAGAAAATCATGGATCAATGCCTTATGCTTTCTTTATGAATCTCATGATTGGCCTATTTGCAGGCTTCTATGTTGCTTCTGAGATTATGCTTTCGTCGCGACTAAAATTTTATTTGGTGGAGGCCCATGAGTATTCAGATATTCTCGCTAATAATTACTTATCTTACTTCTTTCTGTTCTTAATGTTAGGAAGATTAGGGTTTGCCTTCTTAAATATCAAATTATTATCGAATCATTTGATTTACATTTCACTGATCACAAGCCTAATTTGTTTTAGTTTAGGACAAGTTCATCATATATTTTATCCGATGACCGCTTTATTTATGTCTTTTTGTTTCCCTGTTATTGTTGATTGGGTTTCAAATAACTTTCCAAAGAAGAACCATGTCGTTCTTGCTCAAACCATGAGTTATATCGGTGTAAGTATCGCGATTATGCACTTTATCTTTGGTGCTATTGCTGACAACTACGGTGCAAAGAATGCGATTAATTTCTTTTATATTTTAAATATAGGTTCAATAATTTTCTTTACCATCGCAATTGCAATGGTAAAGAAATATCATCAGAAATCTAGCTTGTAG
- a CDS encoding cation:proton antiporter, with amino-acid sequence MINLQNTEVQYLLLFTILLILPKLLLRFQIPIGISSIFLGIGAGLGLGWFQGDDLLLMLSRLGITSLFLFAGFEVEFEELKQNWKELLGGVAQTMSITLVVAFVIHLFFSIGFRAATLIALGIMTPSTGFILNSLKNYGFSEGQEYWIRSKAISKEISAILLLFITLQSESLVNLGSSTLILVALSIFLPLSYKLFFKYIAPYAKDSEVGFLILTALICGVITKKIGTYYLVGAFLVGFIASEFKHFGKSEKSEEILKNLQMFFSFFIPFYFFKAGVGFTEDLFTLEGLYIGLAFLGIFIPLRIFNTYSNMKFFMQDFWPDRKEITVSLLPTLIFGLVMAQIAKERFQVPLEIISGLVIYTLVSSVIPAFIFKKVPPENY; translated from the coding sequence ATGATTAACTTGCAGAATACGGAAGTGCAGTACTTACTACTGTTCACAATTCTTCTCATTCTTCCAAAACTTTTACTTCGCTTTCAAATTCCGATTGGTATTTCATCAATCTTTTTAGGAATTGGAGCAGGACTTGGCCTAGGCTGGTTTCAAGGTGATGACCTTCTTCTTATGCTTTCTCGTCTAGGGATCACTTCTTTATTCTTATTCGCAGGCTTTGAAGTTGAGTTTGAAGAACTTAAGCAAAACTGGAAGGAACTTTTAGGAGGTGTGGCGCAGACAATGTCGATAACACTCGTTGTGGCATTTGTTATTCACTTATTCTTCTCAATTGGTTTTCGTGCAGCAACTTTAATTGCTCTAGGGATTATGACTCCTTCAACTGGTTTTATTTTAAACTCTCTAAAGAATTATGGATTTAGTGAAGGGCAAGAGTATTGGATTCGTTCAAAAGCAATATCTAAGGAGATCTCTGCCATCTTACTGCTATTTATTACTCTTCAGTCGGAGAGTTTAGTAAACCTTGGTAGTTCTACCCTTATTTTAGTTGCCCTCAGTATTTTCTTACCTCTATCTTATAAATTATTTTTCAAATATATCGCTCCATATGCCAAAGATTCAGAAGTTGGGTTCTTAATTCTTACCGCCCTTATTTGTGGTGTTATTACAAAGAAGATTGGAACATATTATCTTGTTGGTGCCTTCCTAGTTGGATTTATTGCTTCAGAATTTAAACACTTTGGAAAGTCTGAAAAGTCGGAAGAAATTCTTAAAAATCTACAGATGTTCTTTTCTTTCTTTATTCCATTTTACTTTTTTAAGGCAGGTGTAGGTTTTACTGAAGATCTATTTACACTGGAAGGGCTATATATTGGATTGGCCTTTTTAGGGATCTTTATTCCACTAAGAATTTTTAATACATATTCAAATATGAAGTTCTTTATGCAGGATTTTTGGCCAGATCGTAAAGAGATTACGGTTTCATTACTACCAACGCTTATCTTTGGTTTAGTCATGGCCCAAATTGCTAAAGAACGCTTTCAGGTTCCTTTAGAAATTATTTCTGGTCTGGTTATTTACACACTTGTTTCAAGCGTTATTCCGGCCTTCATATTTAAAAAAGTACCACCAGAAAACTATTAG
- a CDS encoding UvrD-helicase domain-containing protein — MSELVNQKYIQKINDFLTQTVDLIDRVPDLNAAALADIAANIKALRDESLNCKEDDLPGIIQQMNLLNQLADRYEQHQSLPNAESPFFGHFKIKQNGKLKDFLIGHTPFSHKELKFKIIDWKKSPMARIFYQYGEGDDFDFDLDDRIIEGHILEKSILTVREKQLVRIDREGNTNVLREGEWISLNESAQKLAGGEGSANQSLGSGRTGFDGPEVISLLDKTQYDLVNQSAKKPLLITGGAGSGKTTVALYRIAKLCREDGIRQEEVMVIVPNNGLVKLSKKLLVESQLEKVRVSTLDDLIKKIVFQNMRSVPKKIEDNPLDSIATIKRNPKLLELVDEYLAAKELSIEKKLKGTDLEFFTKNRTRPLYVRVKNLYENTRDPLLKVEVKKILNGFKNVREELLNIFSDSKLMEKLPEMTNRMVTTHMLNDLKFYTAKQIQGLDKDSDYANHGQDLSGFVDKYDLPLFNYLIVKQFGHLKYFGREFKSYRHIFLDEAQELSKSELVMLGQIKHQDGNFTIAGDSVQQIDSTFEFTSWHDVCHTLELDVDDMQVEELNVSYRSPKEIVSFAHKVLGPLAPKELPESKRDGGPIIETSVQHLEHASMLISSALVELMNREPKASIAIICSKESIARELYSEIEEVGSIRLVLDENFSLRPGVDVTTVEQIRGLEFDYVIIPDCDKDLYPANNTARKRLHLAATRAIHQLWILFKDKTLIA; from the coding sequence ATGAGTGAATTAGTAAATCAAAAATATATTCAAAAGATTAATGATTTTCTTACGCAAACCGTTGATTTAATTGATAGAGTTCCCGATTTGAATGCTGCAGCATTGGCCGATATTGCAGCTAATATAAAGGCCTTAAGAGATGAGTCTCTTAACTGTAAAGAAGATGATCTGCCTGGAATTATCCAGCAAATGAACCTTCTTAATCAACTCGCTGATCGCTATGAACAACACCAAAGTTTACCTAATGCTGAATCTCCATTCTTTGGTCATTTTAAAATAAAACAAAATGGTAAACTTAAGGATTTTCTCATTGGCCACACTCCTTTTTCACATAAGGAATTAAAGTTTAAAATCATCGACTGGAAGAAGTCTCCTATGGCACGTATCTTTTACCAATACGGAGAAGGTGATGACTTTGACTTCGATTTAGATGATCGAATTATTGAAGGCCATATATTAGAGAAATCAATTTTAACAGTTAGAGAAAAACAATTGGTTAGAATTGACCGAGAAGGTAATACTAATGTACTTAGAGAAGGTGAATGGATTTCCCTTAATGAATCAGCGCAAAAACTTGCAGGTGGTGAAGGAAGTGCTAATCAAAGTCTTGGTAGTGGCCGAACAGGCTTTGATGGCCCTGAAGTTATCTCTCTACTAGATAAAACTCAGTATGACCTTGTTAACCAAAGTGCAAAGAAACCTCTTCTTATCACTGGTGGGGCCGGTTCTGGGAAGACGACAGTTGCTCTTTATCGTATTGCAAAGCTTTGTCGTGAAGATGGCATTCGCCAAGAAGAGGTCATGGTTATCGTACCAAATAATGGTCTTGTGAAATTGTCAAAAAAGCTTTTAGTTGAATCACAACTTGAGAAAGTTCGAGTTTCAACACTTGATGATCTAATTAAAAAGATTGTCTTTCAAAATATGCGCTCGGTTCCTAAGAAGATTGAAGACAATCCACTCGATTCAATTGCAACAATTAAAAGAAATCCAAAACTTCTAGAGTTAGTGGATGAATATCTAGCTGCAAAAGAATTGAGTATTGAAAAGAAACTTAAAGGAACAGATCTAGAGTTTTTTACAAAGAATCGTACACGTCCTCTATACGTACGCGTGAAGAATCTTTATGAGAATACACGTGATCCGCTTTTAAAAGTTGAAGTGAAGAAGATCTTAAATGGCTTCAAGAATGTAAGAGAGGAGCTATTAAATATCTTCTCTGATTCAAAGCTTATGGAGAAACTACCAGAGATGACAAATCGTATGGTAACGACTCACATGTTAAATGACTTAAAATTCTATACGGCGAAACAAATTCAAGGCCTTGATAAAGACTCTGATTACGCCAATCATGGGCAAGACCTTTCAGGTTTTGTCGATAAGTATGATCTTCCATTATTTAATTATTTAATTGTTAAACAATTTGGTCATCTTAAATACTTTGGCCGTGAGTTTAAGTCTTATCGCCATATCTTCTTAGATGAGGCCCAAGAATTGTCGAAGTCAGAGCTTGTTATGTTAGGGCAAATTAAACATCAAGACGGTAACTTCACAATTGCAGGTGATAGTGTTCAACAGATTGATAGCACATTTGAGTTCACTTCATGGCATGATGTTTGTCATACACTTGAACTTGATGTGGATGATATGCAAGTTGAAGAACTTAATGTTTCATATCGTTCTCCAAAAGAAATTGTTTCTTTTGCTCACAAGGTCCTTGGGCCACTGGCGCCAAAAGAGCTGCCAGAGTCGAAGAGAGATGGTGGACCAATTATTGAAACGTCGGTTCAACACCTTGAACATGCTTCGATGCTAATTAGTAGCGCGTTGGTTGAGTTAATGAATCGTGAGCCAAAAGCATCAATTGCAATTATTTGTTCAAAAGAGAGTATTGCAAGAGAGCTATATTCTGAAATTGAAGAAGTTGGAAGTATTCGACTGGTTCTTGACGAGAATTTTTCTCTAAGGCCAGGTGTTGATGTGACAACTGTTGAGCAAATTAGAGGTCTTGAATTTGATTACGTTATAATTCCTGACTGCGATAAGGACCTTTATCCTGCAAATAATACAGCAAGAAAAAGGCTACATCTTGCTGCGACAAGAGCAATTCACCAACTTTGGATTCTATTCAAAGATAAGACACTCATTGCTTAA
- a CDS encoding ABC-F family ATP-binding cassette domain-containing protein, whose amino-acid sequence MLNVSNISKIQSSETLYSGGTFQINPGEKVGLVGPNGTGKTTLFRMIIGEEKPDEGQISFPDKLRWAYFSQKVGEMAGQTAKEVVMSGDVKISELGARLKEYEEKLVDCANMSEDEMNDVLMKMGDVQSEFEKRGGYDLETRAEEVLTGLGIMPVDHNKMIEDFSGGWKMRIALARVLVINPELILMDEPTNYLDMESILWLEEWLKNFKGGIFMTTHDRDFMNNVCNKIIEIAHKRITTYTGNYDFYEKERDLRRDQLIAQASRQADMLAKEEEFIAKFKARASHAAQVQSRVKKLEKIDRIEVPAEEETINFQFPTPPRGGDDVVIIKDLSKSWPLSDGSAHEVFHGLSTTVKRTNKIAVVGVNGAGKSTLLKCITAHTQPTAGSVAIGPSIKIGYFSQYSLEVLNPEASVFDEVRKDLPTASDGYIRNLLAAFLFRGQDVDKKVKYLSGGEKSRLVMAVLLSQNNNFLVLDEPTNHLDIKSREVLLDALKRYEGTVMFVSHDRHFLSELAENVYEVDKGEVRIFPGSYVEYMERQ is encoded by the coding sequence ATGTTAAATGTTTCCAATATTTCAAAAATTCAAAGTAGTGAAACACTATATAGTGGTGGAACCTTTCAAATAAATCCTGGTGAGAAAGTTGGGCTTGTTGGTCCAAATGGTACAGGAAAAACAACTCTTTTTCGTATGATCATTGGTGAAGAGAAGCCTGATGAGGGACAAATCTCTTTTCCTGATAAGCTTCGTTGGGCCTACTTCTCTCAAAAAGTTGGGGAGATGGCAGGTCAGACTGCTAAGGAAGTTGTTATGTCTGGTGACGTAAAGATTTCTGAACTAGGGGCCAGGCTTAAAGAGTATGAAGAAAAGCTAGTAGACTGCGCTAATATGAGTGAAGACGAAATGAATGATGTCCTAATGAAAATGGGTGATGTTCAGTCTGAGTTTGAAAAGCGTGGTGGATACGATTTAGAAACACGCGCAGAAGAAGTGCTAACTGGTCTAGGAATTATGCCAGTTGATCACAATAAGATGATCGAAGACTTCTCTGGTGGATGGAAGATGCGTATTGCTCTTGCCCGTGTTCTTGTTATTAATCCTGAACTTATCTTAATGGATGAGCCTACCAATTACCTTGATATGGAATCTATCCTATGGCTTGAGGAGTGGTTAAAGAATTTCAAAGGTGGGATCTTTATGACAACCCACGATCGTGATTTCATGAATAACGTTTGTAATAAGATTATTGAAATTGCTCATAAGAGAATTACGACTTATACGGGAAATTATGACTTCTATGAAAAGGAAAGAGACCTACGTCGTGATCAACTAATTGCTCAAGCATCTCGCCAAGCCGATATGCTAGCAAAAGAAGAAGAGTTTATTGCAAAATTTAAGGCACGTGCCTCACATGCTGCTCAAGTTCAATCGCGTGTAAAAAAACTTGAAAAGATTGATCGTATTGAAGTTCCGGCCGAAGAAGAAACAATTAACTTCCAATTCCCAACGCCTCCAAGGGGTGGGGATGATGTTGTTATTATCAAAGACCTTTCAAAATCATGGCCACTGTCTGATGGAAGTGCACATGAGGTCTTTCATGGCCTATCTACAACAGTTAAAAGAACAAATAAAATAGCAGTTGTTGGAGTTAATGGAGCCGGTAAGTCGACACTTTTAAAATGTATTACTGCTCATACGCAGCCAACTGCTGGTAGCGTTGCTATTGGTCCAAGTATTAAGATCGGATACTTCTCTCAGTATTCACTTGAGGTTTTAAATCCTGAAGCAAGTGTTTTTGATGAAGTAAGAAAGGATCTGCCGACGGCAAGTGATGGCTATATTAGAAACCTACTTGCGGCCTTCTTATTCAGAGGCCAAGACGTTGATAAGAAGGTTAAGTACCTATCTGGAGGGGAGAAGTCTCGCCTTGTGATGGCCGTACTTCTTTCACAAAATAATAATTTCTTAGTTCTAGATGAGCCGACAAACCACCTTGATATTAAATCAAGAGAGGTTCTTCTAGATGCACTAAAGCGATATGAGGGAACAGTGATGTTTGTATCCCACGATAGGCACTTTCTGAGCGAATTAGCAGAAAATGTTTATGAAGTGGATAAGGGGGAAGTTCGCATCTTCCCGGGTTCATACGTTGAATACATGGAGAGACAATAA
- a CDS encoding winged helix-turn-helix domain-containing protein, which yields MSFVYQNEWIGFRNLRINTNTKAVFVNEEEISLTKTEYKVLSFLISSQKRIYTLEELVLGAWGPVVVTNKTINTHLSHIRAKIKGVDFKIKINRNGQVCINDL from the coding sequence ATGTCATTTGTTTATCAAAATGAGTGGATTGGATTTCGTAACTTACGAATTAACACCAACACGAAGGCCGTCTTTGTCAATGAAGAAGAAATCTCTTTAACAAAGACTGAGTATAAAGTTTTAAGCTTTTTAATCTCTAGCCAAAAACGTATTTATACTCTTGAGGAGTTGGTATTAGGAGCGTGGGGCCCTGTTGTCGTCACAAATAAGACTATCAATACGCACTTATCTCATATTCGGGCAAAGATTAAGGGCGTTGATTTCAAGATCAAAATCAATCGTAATGGCCAAGTTTGTATTAACGACTTATGA
- a CDS encoding lipoprotein gives MQNKKALFWSGGLSSLSCLKHLIKNGCSKNEIILITLLSKEANEVGYTGIPEEIISLQARYMGMKLVRLYNNELSNKVVIKLKEQGYQFYSGQRNEKFTKQLAIADININTPFMGLAYTEFLEDQNNRAILTSVDREDQQRFLGKELRDIDIDFNEMDIDTFVIFDPLMRIRIPFSKNIIVEKDNHFICKIRNV, from the coding sequence ATGCAAAATAAGAAGGCACTCTTTTGGAGTGGAGGCTTAAGCTCTCTAAGTTGCTTAAAACATTTAATAAAAAACGGTTGTTCAAAGAATGAAATTATTCTCATTACCCTACTTTCAAAAGAGGCCAATGAAGTTGGTTACACGGGAATCCCTGAAGAAATTATTTCACTCCAAGCTAGATATATGGGAATGAAGCTTGTTAGGCTATATAACAATGAATTAAGTAATAAGGTCGTAATTAAACTAAAGGAACAAGGCTATCAATTCTATAGCGGCCAAAGAAATGAAAAATTCACCAAGCAATTGGCTATAGCAGATATCAATATTAATACTCCTTTTATGGGCCTAGCTTATACAGAATTCCTTGAAGACCAAAACAATCGTGCCATACTTACAAGTGTCGATCGTGAAGACCAACAACGTTTTCTCGGAAAAGAGCTTAGAGATATCGATATAGACTTTAATGAGATGGATATTGATACATTTGTTATCTTTGATCCCCTTATGCGAATTCGAATTCCGTTTTCAAAAAATATCATTGTGGAAAAGGATAATCATTTTATCTGTAAAATAAGAAATGTCTGA
- a CDS encoding peptidylprolyl isomerase, which yields MPKVIGFHYTLTNSKNEVLDNSAEHGPLVFLEGVGQIIPGLEKEIVAMNIGDKKVINVPAADAYGNKNDELVITVQRSQFPEDAQLNIGDVFQVNQDQGLPPFAVIAIEGDEVTLDGNHPLAGEDLNFDIEITEVREATETEVAHGHPHGEGGCGH from the coding sequence ATGCCAAAAGTTATCGGATTTCACTACACATTAACGAACTCAAAGAACGAAGTTTTAGACAATTCTGCTGAACATGGTCCACTAGTTTTCTTAGAAGGTGTTGGTCAAATCATTCCAGGTCTAGAAAAAGAGATCGTCGCAATGAATATTGGTGATAAAAAAGTTATCAATGTACCAGCTGCTGACGCGTACGGTAACAAAAATGATGAATTAGTAATCACTGTTCAACGCTCACAATTTCCAGAAGATGCACAATTAAATATCGGTGACGTATTTCAAGTTAACCAAGATCAAGGTCTTCCTCCATTTGCAGTAATTGCAATTGAAGGCGATGAAGTTACTTTAGATGGTAACCACCCTCTTGCAGGTGAAGATCTTAACTTTGATATCGAAATTACTGAAGTTAGAGAAGCGACTGAAACAGAAGTTGCTCATGGTCACCCACATGGTGAAGGCGGATGTGGTCACTAA